One stretch of Sander vitreus isolate 19-12246 chromosome 16, sanVit1, whole genome shotgun sequence DNA includes these proteins:
- the ntmt1 gene encoding N-terminal Xaa-Pro-Lys N-methyltransferase 1, producing the protein MGDITEVETRFYSKAEDYWREVPPTVDGMLGGYGSISSIDINGSKAFLQKFLGEGEGKTSAGCALDCGAGIGRITKRLLLPLFKTVDLVDVTQEFLDKAKTYLGEEGNRVGRYLCSGLQDFVPESGRYDVIWIQWVIGHLTDDHLVDFLRRCQKALRPNGLVVIKDNVAYEGVVPDEVDSSVCRDLEIVHSLVGRAGLRIVHEEQQTNFPKEIYQVHTLALR; encoded by the exons ATGGGCGACATAACAGAAGTTGAGACAAGATTCTACTCCAAAGCAGAGGACTACTGGAGGGAGGTCCCCCCCACAGTGGATGGCATGCTGGGAGGCTACGGCAGCATCTCCAGCATCGATATCAATGGATCCAAGGCTTTCCTGCAGAAGTTCCTTGGT GAAGGGGAAGGGAAGACGAGCGCAGGCTGTGCTCTGGACTGTGGAGCAGGCATCGGGAGGATCACCAAACGTTTACTGCTGCCTCTGTTCAAGACCGTGGACCTAGTGGACGTGACGCAGGAGTTCCTGGACAAAGCCAAGACATACCTGGGCGAGGAGGGCAACAGAGTGGGGAGGTACCTTTGCAGCGGCCTGCAGGACTTTGTACCAGAAAGTGGACGCTATGATGTCATCTGGATCCAGTGGGTCATTG gCCACCTGACAGACGACCACCTTGTGGACTTCCTGCGGCGTTGCCAGAAAGCCCTGCGGCCGAACGGCCTCGTCGTCATCAAGGACAATGTGGCGTACGAGGGCGTGGTCCCCGATGAGGTGGACAGCAGCGTCTGCCGCGACCTGGAAATAGTTCACAGTCTGGTGGGCAGAGCGGGCCTCCGCATCGTCCACGAGGAGCAACAGACTAACTTCCCAAAGGAGATCTACCAAGTCCACACACTGGCTCTCAGATAG